From the genome of Brevinematales bacterium:
TGGTATACCGTCTTCATTCGCTCTTTGCGTTCGCGCGCGGTGATATTACAGATTTTCGGGATATTGAAGAAATTATAGAGCTTACCGTGACCCTTGAGAATCTCCGCGATAATCTCGTTGATCTCCTCGATCAGGAATCCGGAATCGTACACGGCGCCGTTGATCTTCAACTGGCCTTCCTCGATCTTCTTGGCGATCTCGATTTCCTGCGTCTGGTTGAGCAACGGAATCTTACCGATCTTCTTCAGATAGATACGCAACGGGTTATCCGACTGCTCGTCCTCGCTCTCGATAATAATAGAGTCCAGATCGTCGTAGCTGTCGTCAAGGAAATCGTCGAACTCGTTGAGGAACGCGTCCATAATCACGACGTCGTTCTCTTCGAGAAGTTTCAGCACGTTATCGATACCTTCGGGAGACGCGGCTATTTCTTCAGGAAGCCGTTCGAGGATGTCCTCATAGGTCATCATCCCGGTTTCCTTGCCGTACTTTAAGAGCTTATTAATATCCTCATTCTCTAAAAGCTCATCATACATAATCTATATCTCCTCTATATTTTTTCAATTTCATACTGCGAGATGAATGACTTGATGTCTTCCAACTCCAGCGCCCATTGCTGCATCTCCCGGAGGATTTCGTCTATCCGTTTCGCCCCGCCTTCAGAGGGAGGGTTTTTCTCGAGACGGGCGATTTCGCTCCGTAACGCGGCGGTCTTGTTATGCACATATCTCGCGCGCAGACGGTAGGCCGCGATAAATCCGGGGTTCAATTCGGGGCGGAGACAGTAATGACTTACCTCTTCGGTAAGCGTTTTGTTGTTCACCCGCGCGAGAATTCCCTGAGTGGGCTCCGTCATATCGCCGAGCATACTTTCGTACAGGTCGCGGAACTCCTGGTTCGCGATCATCTCCGGCTCGATCACTTTCGACGTCTCCGGTAAAAGTTTCATATCGGAGATCACCGCCGCGAGATAATCGAGTTCCAACTGGTCGACCTTGGCCTCGGCGTTTTTATTTTCCTGCCGGACAAATTGCCCGACCGGTTTCTTCTTTAAAAAATTCCCGTACTCTTCCTTAATAATCTCCGTGTCTTCCCGTAAAAAATCCGCCGTCGCCTTGAGGGAGTTCTGGCGGAGCACGGCGCTCTTGAGCTTCTCTATATAAGTGAATAGGACTGTGATAAACTTCAGCTTGTTCTTCCCGGGATCGATCCGTTTCGCGTTAAACCGAATCTTGAAATCGATTGGCTCCAGCTTTTTCGCGGATACGAACTCCGTGAACTCCTTCCCGCCCTTCGACATCACAAAATCGTAGGGGTCCATCTTATTCGGCAGGATGACGACCGAATGCGGGATATCGGTGCCGGAAAGCGCCGTCAGGTCTAGCGCCCGATCCGCCGCCTTCACCCCGGCGTCGTCGCCGTCGAAAATAAACGTTACATCCTCGCAAAAGCGCTTCAAGACGATCAATTGGCTTTCGGTAAGCGCGGTTCCGAGCGGCGCGACCGCGTTTTTTATCCCGTGCTGGTACAGCGCGATTACATCCATGTACCCCTCGACCACCAGTGCGTGACCGGTGCGGGAGATTTCCTCCTTCGCGAAATTTAACGCGAATAACTGACTGCCCTTATGAAAAATGGGGGTTTCCCCGCTGTTCAGGTACTTCGCGGCGGTCTTATCTTCGGTCAGTATCCTTCCCCCGAAACCGATAATCCGGTCGCGGATATCCATAATGGGGAATATCACCCTGTCTTTAAAACGGTTAAATACGCCCTGCTTTCCTTTCACCGCGAGCGACCCGGTAATCATCTCCTCATCGTTGTAGCCCTGTTCCCTGAGATGGTCGGTCAGCCCCTGCCATGAGGAACCGCCGTAGCCTATACGGAACATCTTGATCATCTCGGGGCTGATATTCCTGCCCTTGAGATACTGCATCGCGATACCGCCGTTCTCCGCCCCCTTGGGGTCGGTGAGATTGCGGTAAAAATACTTCATCGCTTCCGTCTGTAAGGCAAAAAGACGATCTTTCTGCCTGTTATCGGAGGCCTCCCCGTCATCGGAATACTTGGATAGATCAATACCCGCGATCTTCGCGAGCTCTTCGAGAGATTCCCGGAAAGTGAGCTTGCGGTACTCCTTCAGGAACGTGATAGCGTTCCCGGAAGCCCCGCAGCCGAAACAGTGATACAGCCCCTTGTCGTCGCTGATCGAGAACGAGGGTGTTTTTTCGTTATGAAAGGGACATAAAGCCAAATGGTTTCTATTACTGCTCTTGTTTACCTCAATGTATTGACCGATTAACTCAGAGACCGAAACCCTCGTCAGTATTTCATCGATAACGTTCTGCGGTATCACAAATTACCCCGTATTAATACGATGGTGCTTATATATACAGGAAAAGCACTTCGATTCCTAAATATAATGAAAATATTTTTTTATTCTATCCCGTCGTATTGTAATAATTTACTACCTTTTCCCGCTCCCGGCAAGTGCGCGGGGAATACTCTGATATCAGACAGATGTAAAATCGTAATGGTTTGTTTATGAGAT
Proteins encoded in this window:
- a CDS encoding DNA primase, which codes for MIPQNVIDEILTRVSVSELIGQYIEVNKSSNRNHLALCPFHNEKTPSFSISDDKGLYHCFGCGASGNAITFLKEYRKLTFRESLEELAKIAGIDLSKYSDDGEASDNRQKDRLFALQTEAMKYFYRNLTDPKGAENGGIAMQYLKGRNISPEMIKMFRIGYGGSSWQGLTDHLREQGYNDEEMITGSLAVKGKQGVFNRFKDRVIFPIMDIRDRIIGFGGRILTEDKTAAKYLNSGETPIFHKGSQLFALNFAKEEISRTGHALVVEGYMDVIALYQHGIKNAVAPLGTALTESQLIVLKRFCEDVTFIFDGDDAGVKAADRALDLTALSGTDIPHSVVILPNKMDPYDFVMSKGGKEFTEFVSAKKLEPIDFKIRFNAKRIDPGKNKLKFITVLFTYIEKLKSAVLRQNSLKATADFLREDTEIIKEEYGNFLKKKPVGQFVRQENKNAEAKVDQLELDYLAAVISDMKLLPETSKVIEPEMIANQEFRDLYESMLGDMTEPTQGILARVNNKTLTEEVSHYCLRPELNPGFIAAYRLRARYVHNKTAALRSEIARLEKNPPSEGGAKRIDEILREMQQWALELEDIKSFISQYEIEKI